The genomic stretch TTATCTTAGAATTGCTAACATCATTGTCTGTCATCCGAGCCAAAAAACTGACTGCATGATGAGGCGCTTTAGCTCCAATAGATAAAAGCATGCCAGAAGGTCAAATGGACCTGTCTCACCTTATCCTGCTCTCCTCTGCCCCATCCATTAGCCTGGCTGAGATGAAGGGCTGTATAGACGGTGGTCTGACAGCCAGTGTTATAAAGCGATGCAAAAGGCCGTCCGGTCAGCTGTCTGTGACACCTCTGCTCCAAACCCACTTCAGACAGTGATGATGGAGGTGTGCCTTTGAAAAAGCACTCCTTACAATGAGAGAACCCTGGATCAAGaaccgtgtgtgtgtttgcccagaccaaaacaacatttaatactgcatacacacacacagcgaGCCGAGGTAACGCAAACGGCATGGCAAACCCCTCAGTACATCAAAGCAGAGACGGCTAAAGCAGCTAACAGTGCTGAACTAGCAGTTACACAAAACAAGACCCCCCTAATATGTTCCTCCTCCTCGCTCTCTTTCCCTGTGCAGAATGAGTCTGGCCAGAATCTCACCTTTCTTATCCCTccccctttctctctctctctctctctctcacacacacactctctctctcactctttttCATCCATCCCTCCCTTTTAAATCACTTTTTGACTACACCTTGTCTCAGTATTactataaatgtacaaaaaccaGTACACACACCTCTCACACGCCTTGATGACTACCGGCATGTCAGCATTCCcttatgcacacacacacacacacacacacacacacacacatacatacaaacaatCAACAAATATGGCCATTCTTCACAGCTTCAGTTGGTTTTCATGCCCACAAGAACATTCTGATAATGTCTGCATGCCAAAGATAGGAAATGTTCAGTCATACATTGTGTTTTTCATGAAATAACATAAATAGAGGCTTTGTATAATAATGTGTATAAAAAGTGtgaataaaaacatcatcacacAAAAGGCTCAGATTTGTAACATTTAATATTGCTCAGACAAACAAAGAAAGGACATAAAAAAGGTATTTTAACTATAATGATGAAATAATATGCTTGCAGTGTCATCTGGCACCTGGGAAAAGAAAAAGACAATttaattgctttatttataaTGATTATAAAATATGAAGTAACACATATTTTACAGTTCATTGCTTTTTGAAGGTCAAAATAATATATGCCTGTTGTTTTGCTTGGGTGCATGCTTTAAGATCCCATAGCAACTTGTCTGAACTAGTATTTATGTGCTCTTGGGTAAAATGGGTGTGGCTCTCagtctgtttttctctcttacTTCAGTTCACTAACTCTCTTTCCACctttcacattttttagatACTGACTGACAGCTCTGTATTTACTGCAAAATTCTGTCTCCACTTACAGGTAATCCATTGCACCtcaacattttttaagaaaacaaacaGTATCCATGATCCTTTTTTGTCTCAACCGACATAACACAGATCTAATTTTGTGATGAATCacaaatatgtgtgtgtgtcacgtTACATCTCGCAACAattgtatgtttgtatgtaaAAAGTATAATACATATGCACATACAATAGAAAAGCTGTAAATAACaactattaaaataaacatcTATTTTTACTCATCTAATGTGAGTGAGCATTCGCCAGCAGCAATTGCTGTGTACAAATACCGTGCTTATGTCTATTACCTTCACTCATTGGGTATGTCGATGACGAGCTCTGCCTCGTCTCCCTCTCCTCGTTCCTCATCTCCTCTGTCACTCTCTCCCTCGCTTTCCCCCTCCTCCTCAACTGCATCTTCACTCAGCATCTGCTGTGGGACCCAGCTGAATGGCCCACTCGTTACCCCAGTGGCACCACTGCCTGCTGGGTAATTAGATGTCAGCGGGCTAACCACCTGTGAAAGAGAATTGTTATTAGAAAGACTGCACGTTAGAAGTAAGTCAAATGCATGATATGGAGCAAAACGCTGATGCTACCAGTCCGAAACCGTGTAGCAATAGTGACCACGTATCTCACTATCCCTTTCTCACCTTCCCTGAACCTTCTTTCTTGTGTTTGCCcagttttgtttttctctctttcttcacTCGCTCAGCAGAGGGAGCCAAATACTCAGGAGGGAAAGGTAACTGCTCAACCACCATCACAAACACGCAAGTCCATCAAACAATAACAACCATCCCCACACGCGGCCAGAGAGCCCCCAGTGTTTTGCATCCACATAAATCAGGTGATGTgataaaaaaaagacaaaaaagagaaaaaaatgaatggaATGACAAATAAACAGGTGACAAAGTAGTATGCGAGTAACTGAAAACCATGCAGGATGTATGAGATGTGCGGAGGAGTCATGGAGGCGTGTGGAGCACTCACTGTGTTAAGGTACTGTGCAGAAGCCGACGATTGGAGCGGAACCGCACCGGAGCGAGACAGGAGCGAAAGATGAGGAGATGACGACGAAGGGACGAGAGGAACCCCAGGACTCCTCCTCCTAAAAGACatcaatatatttattatatttattattttatctgGACAGTATTTGGACCTCTATTGAGTACTGACCACTTGtctcaacccccccccccccccaaatggATGGTAATATCAGTTTAACAAGGTCAATAGACAACAATTACAAAACGATCCAGCTGCATAGACTGACTTCTTTATGgcttctctgtctctctctcttgctcctTCACCTTCACTGTCAGAGGACACGGTAGCTTCAGAGTCTGCAAACATGATAAAACACTGATCACAGGACAGCAGGAGACCTTATAAGACTGATTCTTTCTAGTATATTCCTTCAGGATATTAAAGATGTAAACGTACCAGAAGATTCTTCATCAACTCTTTCATACTGTAACAGTCTGTCCAACAAAAAACTGTGACACAAACAGTTAGTTATGTGTTAAAATGTGCAATCTGTggtatttattaaagaaatagcaCTTACAGAAATAAACAAGCTAACCTTTTATCTCTAGAAACCTTTAATAACTTTCTCTGAGCTCTTCTTAGCTCCTCCTGAAAGCACTCTTGCTCCTGAACAGACAGATAGTAGTAATTACAAATATTCTcacagtattaaaaagtacaaataacatttttgaGGAAAAATGCAATACTTACATACACGAGAAACTTTAATTTGCGTTTAAGATTTTTGTATTTTCTCTTGTAATCAACCTCTACTTCAGCTTGACCATTCATTTTAACAGATAAATTATACTTGAATAGATCTAAAACGGTTTGTCCATTAATATTTAAGAGACAGCTTAGAACCTACTGCTGTCTTTCTAGCAAGGCTAACGCTACATGCTAGTAGACAGCAAAATAAAAACACGTATTTGTTGTATTAAACAAAGAAGATATCGAGCAGGGTAATACTAATGTTATAATCTGCAATGCAAAAcgaaattaaattatatttaacaaCGACAATGAACacaaattaatttcaattccAGCACCGCTAGTCTGCTACGTCTCTATGTTTACTTCCGCTTTCCACGTGATACGCACCGGaaatgggtaatgtagtctttTAATCCTttgttaactttttaaaaacattttaaaacaagaaaattttttgaaatattatgtttttttatgtaatacCACTGATGCATAATGTTTTCCTATGTCaacttgttaattttttttatatttttatttatttatttgattttcttatcgtatttatttatctttctgttatcttattttatttgtgaaaCTTTACATGGATaatctgtatgtttttattCCTTGTagggtttttttgtgtattttgttttttatttaaattgttttgaagcattcatttaaaaaaataaactttttaaaaacgttGTTTCATCAAGTGATTTGAGTCATTTATGCATTAAGGACGCTGTTTGTTATTTTGAACACCAAAGCAAATCAGTAGAATGTACTGGTAACTTTTAAATTCTTATGGCTACATTTTATTTGAGAAAATACCTACTTTAGTAGAATTTTTATGTGAAGTAAaacatttaatcaaatcattaaGAATTATTAATTCTAAGAAGTGTAATTCTTTAAAAAGATAAATAAGATGAGATATTTTATTGGTACTAGATATGTTTAACcatgatttatatattttttatttgccttTTTTCTCTTTCCTTTCTGATGCTTTTTCTTACTGCGTTcctactatatatatatatatttatttatttatttatttatttggtatttttttaactcttaataaaaaattactgacaatttttttttaacaacacCACACAGATTTAGTTGGTGACACACACAATATAATCCATTAGAAATATTAACTACCAAAATACACTTACATTACGCTTCAAATCTTTAGTTAGAAAATTACAAGTTAGTAGCCTAAAGagttataaattatattttaaattcaaaatgtttcatatattttcataacagacccctgcatgcacatttacTGAATTTGGTTAAAACACTTTCATATTAAATGTTtctaaacaattattttttaaacattttaactgtAGACTCTATAAACTGTATACTAGAAAGTTTATCAAAAATATCTACAACATTTTGACAAAATGTGTAACTAGTGCCAAAAAGTTAcgtatgggggggggggggtatttgCAAAATATTTGCTTTTATTGACTCTACATGTTTGAGAAAAATATCCAAATATTAGGAGTATAGCTCAATGGAGAAATAACAAAACATGGTTAAGGCAagctatttatatatttattttaattttaaaattaagtaaaattaAAACTACAGCATATTTTGTGGTTCCTCCCTTGTTTTAAAAGGCAGCAGTCATCAGCTTACACTCCAGGCATAACTACACAACATGGCTACAAAATCTTTAATATATCTATAATAATATGTTTGAACGAAAATCAAAGACATCTGTCCACTGGTGTATGTGAATGTGCTTTAAATACCGTTACACTCTCAGCAGTCAAATGCTCAAGACAGATCCATGAATAATACATAGCACAGgctctcacagagagagagagagagagagagagagagagagagagagagagagagagagagagagagagagagagagagagagagaggtgacaTTTTCACAAAAGATTTTTTCTTGTCATACAGCATTGCACTGCCCTCTGctattgaaatatttgaaaaatcttTGCCAGACAGACTGCTCTTTATGAAACATAATCTTTCCTCTGTTTGCTCATAACTCGTGCACTCGCTCTTGCTTTCTCTCCTATTCTTTCCCGTTTGTGCTTATACACATAGACACAAAATTCCACTGGCAGACCCCTTACAGTGAAACATAAGCCTCATATTGGCTCTTCTATCTATCTTTCTCCCTGTAATAATCCACCTCTGTTCCCTGACGTTGACTCTTGTTGCAGACAAAAATAGAAGCTCCTCTCCCCTTGCTTCCCATAAATCGCTGCTGTGAGGCAACTGTGAACACCACAATACCCTCATCTGCTCTTCTTCCATGATGTCTTACAATATGAACTTAAATTCCATCATCATTACTTATTTTGTCTCAAATATTGTTTAGTGAGATCAATGCAGGTCACCTTCAGCCTCTCTATCTTTTAAATCTCTTTACATTGAAAGGTTACCCTCACATGCTTTTGCACCCcctcacacactctctctctctctttttctttctcactctctctctctctctctaacacACACCTATCAGTCAGCTTAATTTAACCCCTCTCTCTCATGCACAACATCCCAGAGTTCTCTCTGCTCCAGTTTGACAAGGAGAACTGGAATGCACACAAATCACATGAAGGACACAAACAATAACTTCAACAACTCTCTCCTTTATGACCAAAAGGTAAGAATGAACTGTCACCTACAAGGTTTGTAAATTTATTTGTACATCATTTATTTGACTTCTAGAAGGTTCCAAGCTGTATAACAGCATAAGTTATCTGCAATCATGTTTATCTTCAAAGTCATTCAAAAATAAAGGattatattttgtattaatgCTGATGTATCACAATCTAATTTGCATATGTTTTGAGTGAGCTCACCACACTGCAGAGTGCTTTTGTTTATGTGCCTGTGCTTGTTTTTCAGGAGAAGCTTTTCCAGGCAATTAAAAAGATTAGAAATGAAATTGATGAATGTTATGATGCGGAGAATGACACCTTTGTGGAAGCATTGGCGGTTGAGGTTTGTAAAACATTAATGGTGACTTTTAAATCAGATTAAAGggaacaaataaaaacatagacattaaatatgtaaatgtaaatccaTGAAGTAACTTAACATAATCTATGTATGTGTAATAAGCAATTTTCGTTATTACGTTGGAGTGATAACTCCATTAGTGAGCTCATCTTATTCTGCGGCTTCCTCCAGACTGATTTATTAATATCTGTATTCCCTGGTAAGCCATTAAtgtctctctctcctctctctctctcacacacacagaacagatTTGAAGAGATAGAACGTGAAATCCGAGCAGAGTTTCAGAACCTCCATCGCTTTCTATATGAGGAAGAGGAGATGGACCTGGAACGACTGAGGAAAGAAAGGGATCGTCGAGTGAAGATCTTAAAAGACAGAGAGAAGAAGATTGCAATGCAGGGCAGAGATCTAGAGAGAGCCATCGAGACTATAAACTGCAAGCTGAGGGAAGATGACAGTCCCAAACTTCTCAAGGTGGATTTTCATTTGAAGTTGCTTGAACTGACAGCTTAAAAGTCTTTATCTTGAAGCTGTTATCTGAACTGGAGCAGTACTTTGCTGCACATGCGAGAAAGCACTTATCCTCTAGATAGTCTGTTTACAAGGTGAATTTAAGGTCAATTTGATTAGTCTAAAGATTTGAGCTATTTGCTTTGGACTGCCAGAATCGTTCATTAAACTGTATTAGTATTGCTTGATGACATCATTGGCTCAGTCAAACCACATTACATCATGACAGGGTCAGTTTTAAAGTCGCATTGAAAGGGTCTGGAACAAACCCAGAGGACATAATCAAGTAGATGCCACCTGACACTGTCAAGTGCCTAAACAATCACATGACTTAGTGTTTGAGGAATCTGGAGAGCTGATGCCTGTAACCAGGCAGATATCAATCTTAAGGCTCTTGTTCTAaacaatatgtatttttatttatttaggaaATCAAAGAGCTTCTGAAAAGGCAAGTGTCTACATCTACGTTTTAATTACATATCTGCATTTTATACACTTCTGGGCTAAACTTTCCAACAAGGttttatttgttataatacattagttaacatgtacTATCAATAATCAGTATtactacagcatttattaattttagtaatttactaatatattattaaaatcaaacatttaaaatgttaacattagTTGAGCAATTACCCACTTCTGACATGATCATCTTacataaggttgtatttgttaacattttaatgcattatGCAACATGAACTAACAAAGGACAATGCTTCTACTGCTTTTATTCATCTCAGTTCAACagcatttacaaataaaaaaatttttagtttaaaactgttaattttgttaataacttAAAGAAGAGTATTCATATTAaggggacactccacttttttggaaagtATGCggattttccagctcctctggagttgaacatttgatttgtgccgtttttggaatccattcagttgatctccgggtctggcgctaccacttttcttcacaaaccaatgggtgacgtcacgggttttacagtctatgattattttgccagaatgagagtatagttcctagccatattgcctagaaaatctcaacttttggttttctgtcggtcttagtacaggatgtaactacagaagagtcaagttttaaatagtttaaaaaaaaaatcgaaactctttggttatttttaagcgcaatgctaacggtctaatcagattcaatggattatgctaagctatgctaagggtggtaccgccagacctggagatcagctgaatggattccagaaGGGTGGAAATGGATTGTTTggctctaggggagctggaagatcggcctatttttttaaaaaagtggagtgtccttttaaCTAACATGCAAAGATTTATAAATCCTAAAAACTATATTGCCCATTAATGGCCCTTCACCATCTTTTCTTCCTCTGTTCTTAATAACTGTTtaataatattatcagttaCCAAATTTTTCTCCATTGTTGAACCTGTTTATCATCAGTCCATGTTAGTGTGTatgtgttattgttttttttattagatGTGAAGTCAATTTTATCCGGCCTGCCCCAATAGACAGTGAAATCTGCAGTGGTCAGTTTGTTGGGCCCATTCAGTACAGGATCTggaagcacatgaaaaaatccCTTTACCCAAGTACTGAAAACAACTCTATTATACagctattttatatttatttgatttCTAAAGATAGAATGTTATATAATCTCATTAAAAAGTGCACTCAGTCATTTTTTGCTTTCTGTTGGCTGATTATTTATCGCACTGACATCCAGCGTCATGGAATCATCATCATTCAAAAACAGagtcaaacaatgtcatcataAAAATGCAAGATTTACAGTCAGCAGTGATTAATGTTTCTTAAGCATTAGTGTCCAAAATAGGGCTCCATGTGAAATAAAAGGCTACTGATATGAATAGAGCCTGAATCTTAAAtgaattttaacatgctttaaAGATACTACTACTTAATAAAGAAAGAATTACTGAGTGCATAATATTTTACACCTTTATTCATTGAACTAAATGTTTAGCCTTTACCTCATTTTTCTACACAGACATATCTACGCTGACTTTTGACCCTGAAACGGCACATCCCCTGTTGACTCTGTCTCCTGAAAGAACATCTGTGATTTTTGAGGAGGACAAGGAGGTGCCTACGGAGAACCCGGATGAAAGAAACCCAAAACGCTTTCATTACTACTACTGCGTAATGGGCTCCGAAAGCTTCACACATGGACGTCATTACTGGGAGGTGGAGGTGAAAGGCAAATCTGCCTGGCGAGTGGGTGTGGCCAAAGCAGACGTACAGCGTGGGGAGATGGACTCCACTACCACGTTGAACGGAATGTGGACGTTGTCCCTCAAAAATGGCTCGATCACGGCCTGCACCCATCCCAAGCCCACGCAGGTGCGCTCGTCCGCACATCTCGTACGCATCGGCATCTTTCTGGACTGTGATAAAGAGGAGGTGTCTTTCTACAATGCTGTGACCATGGCGCCACTCTTCTCCTTCTTCATGGGAACTGTTTTAGTGCCGATCTATCCATTCTACAACCCATGCGACAACGATGAAGGAAAGAATTGTGCCCCTCTTTCTATCTTTCATCCAACAATCTGAGAAGACCGGGGTAGTAGATGGATGTTTGCTGTCTTTCTGATCAGCATCACACCTTAAAAGGATTCTGTGGGAATTGCGGTGTTGCTTGCGGCTGGTTGCCGGTGGCTTGCCGTGGATTTGAATGCGTGtcatttactggcaacattttgttcaaagttaaatgaacattaaacagtatttgtctttacagagtaaaactaaaatagcagcatcaagcaaagcattctgggaaaccaactgaagcaaaaaaacagaaaaatgttgatgatgatttctggttcgtagaatgctttgcatgaggctgttattgtggttttattctgtaaaaataaagacttgttaatgttgaacatttatttaactttgaacaaactcttgccagtaaatggCACGCATTTTGGTCTGCGGTGGGTtgccggcaaccagctgcaagtggcattgtaatttctacagatttttttacagtgcaccttAAATGTTGAAGGCATAGAGACATCACTATAGAGAGCAGTTAATAATGTTTAGTTGTCTGTGGGTCAACTATTTGAATtaacagtaagttactgtaatATGATATTCAGTACAGGAAGAGTAGATTTTTGCGGTGTATTGTTTCATGctacaaatattattttttatatgtatacaaaaaaaatagtttacccAATAAAGCAGTTTCACCctttcatattaatttttaaatattaacttaatgtttaattgtttatttttgtggaATACAATGATGTTGGAACAGATGGCCATGGGTACATAATGACAAACATTTTTGGATAacctattttattttgtatcatttttttatttatttctatgcactttattaataaaaaagatgtCATCATGCAGTCATGTGAATGCCTAGGAATGTTCTGACattataaaatgaaaatgagaAGGAAAACCTTAACTTTAAGCTCCGCTAATGTGGTGTGCAGTATCTTAATTTTTACCTTCTGATTTCTGACTTTCATTATGTGCATGTTTCTAGTTACATCTTTATGATCTTGCAACTGTTAACTATGTCTTGTTtaaagaagtggattttttagAAGAGAGTTTTTGCTAAacaaaaagcttgcatgcacttagagggttttgctgtgaaagcCAGTAAAAATTTGTGAAATCGcaataaaatgactaaagtgagattttgtgaaaatacggcatttcaatgactgacttataACATAttcattgccattaaaatgaaattactgacccaaacataagagcctgataaaacatgctaatttacaagaaaacatgtatAGACGCACTTAgaaggttttgcatctgaactctttatATGGTTACCTCATATTGTTTACCTCTATGTGTCTATAAATACAGACACAACTGTTATGTTTAGCCCTGGTACTTCAATGGAAACTATGTGTTGTTGGAAAGCCAAAAAAGGGAGACAGAGAGAGGGGAGGTGAATGCTCATGCACACTCCATTTCAAAAGCAACAGGCCAGAAAATAAAGGGAGGACAGAGACAGATGAGAGACTTTGAGTGTGTTTGACTACAAAagcaaaaagcactagccttgTTTGCAAATGTCTTCCATATACATGAGAGCAGTGTAAGAGTGCTGTGCTGTGTCACGTGTGTGAGATAACAACACAGGCTGACTCTGAGAAACATTTTCAAATCCTTTATTGGCATGAAATAAAGCACTGTATCACTTTTCTTTACAAAATCTTAAACGTGTTTGTGCAAAAAGAAAGAACAGAGACCATTAAGCATCACTAAAAGTTGGAATAAGGAGAGGATGCTCAGATGTACTGTATCTTCTCATTCTTCATGCATTCTCACCACTAATTTTCCTCAACCTTAAacggacactccactttttttgaaaatagactcattttccagctcccccagagtgAAACATCCGGtctttaccgttttggaatccattcagaaaatctccgggtctggcggcaCCACCcccagcatagcttagcataatccactgaatctggttagaccaccagcatcgcgctcaaaaataaccaaagagttttgatatttttcctgtttaaaacttgactcttctgtcattacattgtgtactaaggccaacggaaaattaaaaattgcagttttttaggccgatatggctaggactatactctcattctggcgtaataatcaaggagtttgctgccgtaacatggctgcaggaggcgcaatgatattatgcactgcccgaaaacagtcccctgctattaaaagtaaccaaggggattacagaactacagaagagtcaagttttaagtaaaaaattaaaaaatatcaaaactctttggtcactcctgagcgcgatgccaatggtccaattattatgccaagccatgccaaaagtcgTGCacccagacccggagatcagctgaatggactccaaaactgcAAAAACCAAATGTTTCACTCCAGGGGAgccggaaaatgagcatattttcaaaaaaagtggagtgtcccttaaaAACATCATTTCAAAGTACACCCACAAAATTCTGTGTAACTCTTCTAATACTTTTTAAGAATTTGTCTTGGACCAATCCTGTCTATTTC from Misgurnus anguillicaudatus chromosome 10, ASM2758022v2, whole genome shotgun sequence encodes the following:
- the ino80e gene encoding INO80 complex subunit E isoform X1: MNGQAEVEVDYKRKYKNLKRKLKFLVYEQECFQEELRRAQRKLLKVSRDKSFLLDRLLQYERVDEESSDSEATVSSDSEGEGARERDREAIKKRRSPGVPLVPSSSSPHLSLLSRSGAVPLQSSASAQYLNTLPFPPEYLAPSAERVKKERKTKLGKHKKEGSGKVVSPLTSNYPAGSGATGVTSGPFSWVPQQMLSEDAVEEEGESEGESDRGDEERGEGDEAELVIDIPNE
- the ino80e gene encoding INO80 complex subunit E isoform X2; translated protein: MNGQAEVEVDYKRKYKNLKRKLKFLVYEQECFQEELRRAQRKLLKVSRDKSFLLDRLLQYERVDEESSDSEATVSSDSEGEGARERDREAIKKRRSPGVPLVPSSSSPHLSLLSRSGAVPLQSSASAQYLNTVVSPLTSNYPAGSGATGVTSGPFSWVPQQMLSEDAVEEEGESEGESDRGDEERGEGDEAELVIDIPNE
- the LOC129448319 gene encoding zinc-binding protein A33, translated to MHTNHMKDTNNNFNNSLLYDQKEKLFQAIKKIRNEIDECYDAENDTFVEALAVENRFEEIEREIRAEFQNLHRFLYEEEEMDLERLRKERDRRVKILKDREKKIAMQGRDLERAIETINCKLREDDSPKLLKEIKELLKRCEVNFIRPAPIDSEICSGQFVGPIQYRIWKHMKKSLYPNISTLTFDPETAHPLLTLSPERTSVIFEEDKEVPTENPDERNPKRFHYYYCVMGSESFTHGRHYWEVEVKGKSAWRVGVAKADVQRGEMDSTTTLNGMWTLSLKNGSITACTHPKPTQVRSSAHLVRIGIFLDCDKEEVSFYNAVTMAPLFSFFMGTVLVPIYPFYNPCDNDEGKNCAPLSIFHPTI